The following proteins are co-located in the Pelecanus crispus isolate bPelCri1 chromosome 5, bPelCri1.pri, whole genome shotgun sequence genome:
- the MCOLN2 gene encoding mucolipin-2 isoform X1 — MMAQSDLDGKEMALKEDLKFYFMNPCEKYRARRQIPWKLALQILKILMVTTQLIFFGLSNQLVVSFKEENTIAFKHLFLKGYSGVDEDDYSCSIYTQQDAYDSIFYVINQYKELKNISLGTLGYEHEGSGLKICKHQYKKGTMLPSNDTLNIDVSTETECIFFKPQELAGKKAELKLNSSFFNLEFYRLIQVEISFKLKGIALQTIHARELPDCYAFQNTITFNNRAHSGKIKIYFDSDTDIEECKDWHVFGSVLQKNTQYILVFDGFVILSCFASLVLCTRSIVLALRLQKRFVNFFLEKYKRHVCHADRLEFINGWYVLVIISDVMTIIGSILKMEIKAKTLTSYDVCSILLGTSTLFVWVGVIRYLGYFQTYNVLILTMQASLPKVLRFCCCAGMIYLGYTFCGWIVLGPYHEKFEDLNTVAECLFSLVNGDDMFATFAQIQQKSMLVWVFSRLYLYSFISLFIYMILSLFIALITDSYDTIKKYQQGGFPVTDLHEFLKDHGSVGYRKEQTSMPFICCCRRQQSDDNLILIN; from the exons cttattttttttggtttgagTAACCAGTTGGTGGTCTCattcaaagaggaaaacactatTGCTTTTAAACACCTATTCCTGAAAGGCTATTCTGGAGTTGATGAAGATGACTACAGCTGCAGTATATATACACAGCAGGATGCTTATGATAGCATTTTTTATGTTATTAATCAG tACAAGGAATTAAAGAACATATCCCTGGGGACGCTTGGCTATGAACATGAAGGATCAGGTTTAAAAATCTGTAAGCACCAGTACAAGAAAGGCACGATGCTTCCTTCCAACGATACACTGAACATAGATGTTTCTACTGAAACAG aATGTATCTTTTTTAAGCCACAGGAGCTAGCTGGTAAGAAGGCTGAACTGAAGTTGAACTCCTCTTTTTTCAATCTTGAATTTTACAG gcTTATACAGGTTGAAATCTCTTTCAAGCTGAAGGGCATTGCTCTACAGACGATCCATGCTCGTGAATTGCCTGACTGCTATGCGTTTCAAAATACT ATAACTTTCAATAACAGAGCCCACAGtggaaaaatcaaaatctaTTTTGATAGTGACACTGATATTGAAGAATGTAAAGACTGGCACGTATTTGGCTCTG TTCTCCAGAAAAACACTCAGTATATTCTAGTCTTTGATGGATTTGTCATTTTAAGTTGCTTTGCTTCTCTTGTCCTCTGCACACGATCCATTGTTCTTGCCCTGAGACTACAAAAA AGATTTGTGAACTTCTTCCTGGAGAAATATAAGCGTCATGTCTGTCATGCTGATCGCCTGGAGTTCATAAATGGATGGTATGTCCTGGTAATTATCAGTGATGTGATGACAATCATTGGGTCAATcctaaaaatggaaataaaagccaAG ACCCTCACAAGTTATGACGTCTGCAGCATTTTACTTGGAACGTCAACTTTGTTTGTCTGGGTTGGAGTCATCAGATACCTGGGATATTTTCAAACCTACAAT GTGCTCATTTTAACTATGCAGGCGTCATTGCCCAAAGTGCTAAGGTTTTGTTGTTGTGCTGGGATGATTTATCTTGGCTATACTTTCTGTGGTTGGATTGTCCTGGGACCTTACCACGAAAAG TTTGAAGATCTGAACACGGTGGCTGagtgtctgttttctttggtcAATGGTGATGATATGTTTGCAACATTTGCTCAAATCCAGCAGAAGAGCATGCTGGTGTGGGTGTTCAGTCGGTTATATCTGTACTCCTTCATTAGCCTGTTTATATACATGATCCTCAGCCTTTTTATTGCACTCATTACCGACTCCTATGACACCataaag aaatacCAACAAGGTGGGTTTCCAGTAACAGATCTACATGAATTTCTGAAAGACCATGGCAGTGTTGgttacagaaaagaacagacTTCCATGCCGTTCATCTGCTGCTGTAGGAG acaACAGAGTGATGACAACTTGATACTTATTAATTGA